The following coding sequences lie in one Sinorhizobium fredii USDA 257 genomic window:
- the queE gene encoding 7-carboxy-7-deazaguanine synthase QueE, giving the protein MTGMRPAEIRVSEIFGPTIQGEGALIGLPTVFVRTGGCDYRCSWCDSLHAVDSAYRDEWGSMTTEEVWSEVTRLSGGMPLTVSLSGGNPAIQPFGELIARGHREGYRFALETQGSVARDWFAELDMLVLSPKPPSSGMETDWEAFDACLRMVGGKPQTVIKIVVFDEADYAYARAAAARHPQLPIYLQPGNHTPPPPDDDDAPIDIEGVTERMRWLVEKVIADKWFEARVLPQLHVLIWGNRRGV; this is encoded by the coding sequence ATGACCGGCATGCGACCCGCCGAGATCCGCGTCAGCGAGATCTTCGGCCCGACGATCCAGGGCGAGGGCGCGCTGATCGGCCTGCCGACGGTATTCGTCCGCACCGGCGGCTGTGATTACCGCTGTTCCTGGTGCGATAGCCTGCACGCCGTCGACAGCGCGTATCGCGATGAGTGGGGGTCGATGACGACAGAGGAAGTCTGGAGCGAAGTCACCCGGCTTTCCGGAGGCATGCCTTTGACGGTGTCGCTTTCCGGCGGCAATCCGGCGATCCAGCCGTTCGGGGAGCTGATCGCCCGCGGTCATCGGGAAGGCTACCGTTTCGCCCTGGAGACACAAGGCTCGGTCGCCCGCGACTGGTTCGCCGAACTCGACATGCTGGTGTTGAGCCCGAAACCGCCCTCGAGCGGCATGGAGACGGATTGGGAGGCATTCGACGCCTGTCTTCGGATGGTTGGGGGCAAGCCGCAGACAGTGATTAAGATCGTCGTCTTCGACGAGGCCGATTACGCCTATGCACGGGCGGCGGCGGCCCGCCATCCGCAATTGCCGATTTATCTGCAGCCGGGCAACCACACACCGCCACCGCCGGATGACGATGATGCGCCGATCGACATCGAGGGCGTGACGGAGCGGATGCGCTGGCTGGTCGAGAAGGTCATCGCGGACAAATGGTTCGAGGCGCGCGTGCTGCCGCAACTGCACGTGCTGATCTGGGGCAACAGGCGCGGCGTGTAG
- the queD gene encoding 6-carboxytetrahydropterin synthase QueD, with protein sequence MFRITKEFHFSASHQLKSLPPEHQCARLHGHNYVVEVELSAATLNEHGFVRDYHELAPLKHYIDEAFDHRHLNDVLGHDRVTAECLAQHFYEWCKARLPETTAVRVSETAKTWAEYRP encoded by the coding sequence ATGTTCCGCATCACCAAGGAATTCCACTTCTCCGCCTCGCACCAGTTGAAGAGCCTGCCGCCCGAGCATCAGTGCGCAAGGCTGCACGGGCACAACTATGTCGTCGAAGTGGAGCTTTCGGCCGCAACGCTCAACGAGCACGGCTTCGTGCGCGACTATCACGAGCTTGCCCCGCTGAAGCACTATATCGACGAGGCCTTCGACCACCGCCACCTGAACGACGTGCTCGGTCATGACCGGGTGACGGCGGAATGCCTGGCGCAGCATTTCTATGAATGGTGCAAGGCGCGGCTGCCGGAGACGACGGCGGTGCGGGTCAGCGAGACGGCGAAGACCTGGGCGGAATATCGGCCATGA
- the queC gene encoding 7-cyano-7-deazaguanine synthase QueC, with amino-acid sequence MKTIVICSGGLDSVSLAHRIAAEDELLGLLSFDYGQRHRKELDFAAACAERLGVPHQIIDIREIGRHLTGSALTDDVDVPDGHYAEEMMKATVVPNRNAIMLAIAFGVAAARKADAVAAAVHGGDHFIYPDCRPGFINAFQTMQNHALEGYADVTLHTPYVNVSKADIVADGAKHGTPFAETWSCYKGGTRHCGRCGTCVERREAFHLAGVADPTEYEDPDFWVAATRAFAAEEVS; translated from the coding sequence ATGAAAACCATCGTAATCTGCTCCGGCGGATTGGACTCCGTTTCGCTTGCGCACAGGATCGCGGCGGAAGATGAGCTTCTCGGCCTGCTGTCGTTCGACTACGGCCAGCGGCACCGCAAGGAACTGGACTTCGCCGCCGCCTGTGCCGAGCGCCTCGGCGTGCCGCACCAGATCATCGACATTCGCGAGATCGGCCGCCATCTGACCGGTTCGGCACTGACCGACGACGTCGATGTGCCGGACGGCCATTATGCGGAAGAGATGATGAAGGCGACGGTCGTGCCGAACCGCAACGCGATCATGCTGGCGATCGCCTTCGGCGTCGCGGCGGCCCGCAAGGCCGATGCGGTCGCGGCCGCCGTGCATGGCGGCGACCACTTCATCTATCCCGACTGTCGGCCGGGCTTCATCAATGCCTTCCAGACAATGCAGAATCATGCGCTGGAAGGATATGCCGACGTCACCCTCCACACGCCCTATGTCAACGTATCGAAGGCCGACATTGTCGCTGACGGCGCGAAACACGGCACGCCCTTTGCCGAGACCTGGTCCTGCTATAAAGGCGGCACGCGCCATTGCGGCCGCTGCGGCACCTGCGTCGAGCGGCGGGAAGCTTTTCACCTCGCCGGCGTCGCCGACCCGACAGAATATGAGGATCCGGATTTCTGGGTCGCGGCCACGCGCGCCTTCGCCGCCGAGGAGGTGAGCTGA
- a CDS encoding ArnT family glycosyltransferase: MSVFGLRPSNGVVLAAILVLAALFRLHDVQQPLVDAFSWREASTAMMADNFFQRSWNIFFPEVSWTGPGPAYQGRELQVISYITALLYAVFGWDEVLGRLVAIAFGVWGVFALHRLIERIWGTAHSHAGAFLLAIMPGSVMIDRSFLPDPAMLSLVITGAWLYVAYLQNDRLPLLVAAGLITTIGVLAKLPGIAVVVPMTYATFLILHRRGKLSLRRILQILPVALIAGALILGYYRWAHYVGTNYPPYHIAGSGYLWSDGLAKFFSEAFYIPATWKIASNWLFTLPVVMLAGIALLTAPPTANDPTPVRAPWFFHVWLAGAALVYFFAAREIKTNPWNFHIFNVPMAALAGRGLILLIGIGGEQAGGIRSRALRLAAIAAVVIIGGSIPGLTLMKTPYADSGYKLGTRLSELSQPGDLVITATPTIGDPVAIYYSRRRGWVFPPGGGDNDWSMLIEDEDAIRALEALRAQKATWFGITKNARDMQRRKLIEYNRGLIAHLDGTAERVVDDDTMLIYHLAPRVDAASN; encoded by the coding sequence ATGTCGGTTTTCGGTCTCAGGCCCAGCAATGGCGTGGTGCTTGCCGCGATCCTGGTGCTGGCGGCCCTGTTCCGTTTGCATGACGTGCAGCAGCCACTGGTCGATGCCTTCAGTTGGCGCGAGGCCAGCACGGCGATGATGGCCGACAACTTCTTCCAGCGGAGCTGGAACATCTTCTTTCCGGAGGTGAGCTGGACCGGGCCGGGGCCTGCCTATCAGGGTCGCGAGCTTCAGGTGATATCTTATATCACCGCCCTGCTCTATGCCGTATTCGGTTGGGACGAGGTGCTGGGGCGGCTCGTCGCCATCGCCTTCGGCGTCTGGGGCGTCTTCGCACTGCACCGGCTGATCGAGCGCATCTGGGGCACGGCCCACTCCCATGCCGGCGCCTTCCTGCTGGCGATCATGCCCGGCTCGGTGATGATCGACCGCTCGTTCCTGCCAGACCCGGCGATGCTGTCGCTGGTGATAACAGGCGCATGGCTCTATGTGGCCTATCTGCAGAACGACCGCTTACCGCTCCTCGTTGCCGCCGGGCTGATCACCACCATCGGCGTGCTCGCCAAGCTGCCGGGGATCGCGGTCGTCGTGCCGATGACCTATGCGACCTTTCTCATCCTGCACCGGAGAGGCAAGCTCAGCCTTCGCCGCATCCTGCAGATCCTGCCCGTCGCACTTATCGCCGGCGCGCTCATTCTCGGCTACTATCGCTGGGCCCACTATGTCGGCACCAACTATCCGCCCTATCACATCGCCGGCAGCGGCTACCTCTGGAGCGATGGGCTCGCCAAGTTTTTCAGCGAGGCCTTTTACATTCCGGCAACTTGGAAGATCGCCAGCAACTGGCTCTTCACCCTGCCCGTAGTGATGCTTGCGGGGATCGCGCTCTTGACCGCACCACCGACGGCGAATGACCCGACGCCCGTCCGCGCGCCTTGGTTCTTCCATGTCTGGCTCGCCGGCGCGGCGCTCGTCTATTTCTTCGCCGCGCGCGAGATCAAGACCAATCCCTGGAACTTCCATATCTTCAACGTGCCGATGGCCGCACTTGCCGGGCGCGGGCTGATCCTGTTGATCGGCATAGGCGGCGAGCAGGCGGGGGGTATCCGGTCGCGCGCGCTGCGCTTGGCGGCGATCGCAGCCGTCGTCATCATCGGCGGCAGCATCCCGGGGCTCACGCTGATGAAGACGCCCTATGCCGATTCCGGCTACAAGCTCGGCACACGGCTCAGCGAACTCAGCCAACCCGGCGATCTCGTCATCACCGCCACGCCCACGATCGGCGATCCGGTGGCGATCTATTACAGTCGCCGCCGCGGCTGGGTTTTCCCGCCGGGCGGCGGTGACAACGATTGGTCGATGCTGATCGAGGACGAGGACGCGATCCGGGCGCTGGAGGCGCTGCGCGCCCAGAAGGCGACCTGGTTCGGCATCACCAAAAATGCGCGCGACATGCAGCGGCGCAAGCTCATCGAATACAACAGGGGGCTGATTGCCCATCTCGACGGGACTGCCGAGCGCGTCGTCGATGATGACACGATGCTGATCTACCACCTGGCTCCTCGCGTCGATGCCGCGTCGAATTGA
- a CDS encoding ABC transporter ATP-binding protein yields MAFTRFAARDRAFRNVFRFSWAHWKKQPVRLAGILGVVLLSTLADVLTPLYSGRLVDAVVSGAATDAIAWNAAVSAFLILLVLSLGAIVLRHVAFMSIVRLTLVMMSDIAAGAFHHIQRLSSDWHANSFAGSTVRKVTRGMWALDLFNDTLLVALFPSIVMLIGSTALMTWHWPIMGAIVGLGSVLFIAVTLSLSLGYVAPMASLANSWDTRLGGALADAVSCNVVVKGFGAEKREDARLARVLRKWENRTDRTWSRATLNGTAQGAMLLVLRAAIFGLALMLWAEGKVSAGDITFVLTAFFILQGYLREVGMHIRNLQRSVNDMEELVAIHAQPLGIEDRAAARPIQITDGKIEFRNVTFHYGAHRSPLYDGFSVMIRPGERVGLVGHSGSGKTTFVKLIQRLHDVKSGEIRIDGQDIAGVTQASLRQQIAIVQQEPVLFHRSLAENIAYGRPGATQHEVEEAARLASAHDFITALPKSYATLVGERGVKLSGGERQRVAIARAFLADAPILILDEATSSLDSESEVLIQRAMERLMTGRTTLVIAHRLSTVRALDRLLVFDRGRIAEEGDHDTLIRLKGGIYRSLFERQALELTKGLVLSDG; encoded by the coding sequence ATGGCGTTTACTCGTTTTGCGGCGCGTGATCGCGCCTTCCGCAATGTTTTCCGTTTTTCCTGGGCGCACTGGAAGAAGCAGCCGGTGCGGCTTGCAGGCATTCTCGGCGTCGTGCTGCTGTCCACGCTGGCCGATGTGCTGACGCCGCTCTATTCCGGTCGGCTGGTCGATGCGGTGGTATCCGGTGCGGCCACCGACGCGATCGCCTGGAATGCCGCGGTCTCGGCTTTCCTGATCCTGCTGGTCCTGTCGCTCGGCGCCATCGTCCTGAGACATGTCGCCTTCATGAGCATCGTGCGCCTCACGCTCGTGATGATGTCCGACATCGCCGCCGGCGCCTTCCATCACATTCAGCGGCTTTCCAGCGACTGGCATGCCAACAGCTTCGCCGGTTCGACCGTGCGCAAGGTCACGCGCGGCATGTGGGCGCTGGACCTCTTCAATGATACGCTGCTCGTCGCCCTGTTCCCCTCGATCGTCATGCTCATCGGCTCGACGGCGTTGATGACCTGGCACTGGCCAATCATGGGCGCGATCGTCGGACTTGGCTCCGTCCTCTTCATCGCGGTTACGCTGTCGCTCTCGCTCGGCTATGTCGCGCCGATGGCAAGCCTTGCCAATAGTTGGGACACGCGTCTTGGCGGCGCGCTCGCCGACGCGGTGAGCTGCAACGTCGTCGTCAAGGGCTTCGGGGCGGAGAAACGCGAGGACGCCCGACTCGCCCGGGTGCTGCGCAAGTGGGAAAACCGGACCGACCGCACCTGGTCGCGCGCGACACTCAATGGTACGGCGCAAGGCGCGATGCTCCTCGTCCTGCGCGCCGCGATCTTCGGTCTTGCGCTGATGCTCTGGGCCGAGGGCAAGGTCAGCGCCGGCGACATCACCTTCGTGCTCACCGCCTTCTTCATCCTGCAGGGCTATCTGCGCGAGGTGGGCATGCACATCCGCAACCTGCAGCGTTCGGTGAACGACATGGAGGAGCTTGTTGCCATCCACGCCCAGCCGCTTGGGATCGAAGACCGCGCCGCTGCCCGGCCGATCCAGATCACCGACGGCAAGATCGAGTTCCGAAATGTGACCTTCCACTACGGAGCCCATCGGTCGCCCCTCTATGACGGGTTTTCGGTCATGATCCGCCCCGGCGAGCGGGTCGGCCTTGTCGGCCATTCCGGCTCGGGCAAGACGACGTTCGTCAAGCTGATCCAGCGGCTCCACGACGTGAAGTCGGGCGAGATCCGCATCGACGGGCAGGATATTGCCGGCGTCACGCAGGCCTCGCTGCGCCAGCAGATCGCCATCGTCCAGCAGGAGCCGGTGCTGTTTCACCGCTCGCTCGCCGAGAACATCGCCTATGGGCGCCCCGGCGCGACGCAGCACGAGGTCGAGGAGGCCGCACGTCTTGCGAGCGCGCACGATTTCATTACGGCCCTGCCGAAGAGCTATGCGACACTGGTGGGCGAACGCGGCGTCAAGCTTTCCGGCGGCGAGCGTCAGCGCGTCGCCATCGCCCGGGCTTTCCTGGCGGATGCGCCGATCCTGATCCTCGACGAGGCGACGTCGAGCCTCGATTCGGAATCCGAGGTACTGATCCAGAGGGCTATGGAACGGCTGATGACCGGCCGCACGACGCTGGTGATCGCGCATCGGCTGTCGACCGTGCGGGCACTCGACCGCCTGCTGGTCTTCGATCGGGGCCGCATCGCGGAGGAGGGCGATCACGACACGCTCATCCGCCTCAAGGGCGGCATCTACCGGAGCCTCTTCGAAAGGCAGGCACTGGAACTGACCAAAGGGCTCGTGCTCAGCGACGGCTGA
- the galE gene encoding UDP-glucose 4-epimerase GalE, with amino-acid sequence MQNNNILVVGGAGYIGSHTCLRLAEKGYTPVVFDNLSNGHEEFVRWGVLEKGDIRDRRRLDDVLARHQPRAVLHFAAMIEVGESVKDPVAFYDNNVIGTLTLLSATLAAGIEAFVFSSTCATYGLPDSVPMDETHKQAPINPYGRTKWVCEQALKDYGLYKGLRSVILRYFNAAGADFEGRIGEWHEPETHAIPLAIDAALGRREGFKVFGTDYETRDGTCVRDYIHVLDLADAHVRAVDYLLEGGDSVELNLGTGTGTTVKELLAAIEKVSKRPFEVDYVGRREGDSTTLVANNDKARQVLGWEPQYDLAAITASAWNWHSRRNG; translated from the coding sequence GTGCAGAACAACAACATCCTCGTCGTCGGCGGTGCCGGCTATATCGGCTCCCACACCTGCCTCCGACTGGCCGAGAAGGGCTATACCCCCGTCGTTTTCGACAACCTTTCCAACGGACACGAGGAATTCGTCCGGTGGGGCGTGCTGGAGAAAGGCGATATCCGTGATCGGCGGCGCCTCGACGATGTGCTGGCCCGCCATCAGCCACGCGCCGTCCTGCATTTTGCCGCCATGATCGAGGTCGGCGAATCGGTCAAGGATCCGGTCGCCTTCTACGACAACAACGTCATCGGAACGCTGACCCTGCTGTCGGCAACGCTTGCCGCCGGCATCGAAGCTTTCGTCTTCTCGTCCACCTGCGCCACCTATGGCCTGCCCGACAGCGTACCTATGGACGAAACGCACAAGCAGGCTCCGATCAATCCCTATGGTCGGACCAAGTGGGTCTGCGAGCAGGCGCTCAAGGACTACGGCCTCTACAAGGGCCTGCGGTCGGTGATCCTGCGCTATTTCAACGCTGCCGGCGCCGATTTCGAGGGCCGCATCGGCGAATGGCATGAGCCGGAGACCCACGCGATCCCGCTGGCGATCGACGCGGCGCTCGGGCGACGCGAAGGCTTCAAGGTCTTCGGAACGGACTATGAGACGCGCGACGGTACCTGCGTGCGCGACTATATCCACGTCCTCGACCTCGCCGATGCGCATGTGCGCGCCGTCGACTACCTGCTCGAGGGAGGCGACAGCGTCGAACTCAATCTCGGCACCGGCACGGGGACGACCGTGAAAGAATTGCTCGCGGCCATCGAAAAGGTCTCCAAGCGACCGTTCGAAGTTGACTATGTCGGACGCCGCGAGGGCGACTCGACGACGCTCGTCGCCAACAACGACAAGGCCCGACAAGTGCTCGGCTGGGAGCCGCAATACGACCTGGCGGCAATCACCGCGTCGGCCTGGAACTGGCATTCGCGCCGAAACGGTTGA
- a CDS encoding acyltransferase family protein: protein MGTIRAIQYLRAAAALAVVIFHAAEKTGHHFAIGAAGVDVFFVISGFIMWVISDRRPATPAKFMWERIRRIVPVYWFATAVMVAGALAGLFPNMVLTVDHVLASLFFIPTRSPSSGEIWPVLVQGWTLNFEMLFYGVFAVSLLLPRQWRLPAIAGLFVALAAIGLLVPVENALWLTYTRPIILEFVAGMILGEFWLRRRVPRPAIGSFLIACSLGGFALIGSLHLPFDERTTGPLGVLLVLGALSIEATGRVPMLNLPSLLGNASYSIYLWHSFAISVVAKAANMLGIHPAISMSLGIVAGTLLGIAAYLFLERPLLQRGRTPPPAVAVAGPAAE, encoded by the coding sequence ATGGGAACGATCCGGGCGATCCAGTATCTTCGGGCGGCGGCAGCGCTCGCGGTCGTGATCTTTCATGCCGCAGAGAAGACCGGCCACCATTTTGCAATCGGTGCGGCCGGCGTTGACGTCTTCTTCGTCATTAGTGGCTTCATCATGTGGGTCATCAGCGATCGACGGCCTGCGACCCCGGCGAAATTCATGTGGGAGCGCATCCGCCGCATCGTCCCCGTCTACTGGTTTGCGACAGCCGTCATGGTTGCCGGCGCGCTGGCAGGGCTTTTTCCCAACATGGTGCTGACCGTCGACCATGTCCTGGCGTCGTTGTTCTTCATCCCGACCCGTTCGCCGAGCAGCGGCGAGATCTGGCCCGTGCTCGTGCAGGGCTGGACGCTGAATTTCGAGATGCTTTTCTATGGCGTGTTCGCCGTCTCTCTGCTGCTGCCGCGCCAATGGCGCCTGCCGGCCATAGCCGGTCTGTTCGTGGCGCTGGCGGCGATCGGACTGCTTGTGCCCGTCGAGAATGCCCTGTGGCTGACGTACACGCGGCCGATCATCCTCGAATTCGTCGCCGGCATGATCCTCGGCGAGTTCTGGCTGAGACGGAGGGTTCCGCGGCCCGCGATCGGTTCTTTTTTGATCGCCTGCTCGCTTGGCGGCTTCGCACTGATCGGATCCCTTCATCTTCCCTTCGATGAACGGACGACCGGGCCGCTGGGGGTCCTGCTGGTTCTAGGAGCGCTGTCGATCGAGGCAACCGGCCGGGTGCCGATGCTGAACCTGCCGAGCCTGCTCGGCAACGCTTCCTATTCGATCTATCTGTGGCACAGCTTCGCGATCTCGGTCGTCGCCAAGGCAGCGAACATGCTCGGCATCCACCCGGCAATTTCGATGTCCCTCGGGATCGTGGCGGGGACGCTTCTCGGTATCGCGGCCTATTTGTTTCTCGAGCGCCCGCTGCTTCAGCGAGGGCGGACGCCGCCTCCAGCAGTCGCTGTCGCCGGGCCTGCTGCCGAATAG
- a CDS encoding O-antigen ligase family protein, with product MRIRKASLIDPDANGLYGTAAVALSLFVFAYSTRFGPVSVLLYYGLWLPLVLVDYRRVLGNYGKCLWIFAFVILACLSMFWSAAPGVTLRTGIQYLSQIVCALIAMRVIDIRTLCRGAIAGVAIVLVYSLLFGVYHYDPLDGTFSFVGAFASKNQLGFYASLGIYFAFMAIFVLGERGVWRTAAAGAGAIAAYSLLASQSATSVLTTVVILGLCVGMRAITALRPASRKGLFVGLAAFGSIAAVALIYAGATDLVLGAFGKDSTLTGRTYLWQQGIEAAQASPIFGIGYQAYWVQGFSEAERLWEEFYITARSGFHFHNTYIEAAVETGLVGLLLLTMLLLTAVFGQLNRLLSEDRDAEAMVLFGIAMLLFIRSFVEIDVMNPYHVGSFLLYFTAGKLTIARRRQAVAWLWPGDGHAAAYRPRLSM from the coding sequence ATGAGGATCCGGAAGGCGAGCCTCATAGATCCTGACGCGAACGGGCTTTACGGCACCGCGGCCGTTGCCCTTTCGCTGTTCGTCTTCGCCTACTCGACCCGGTTCGGGCCGGTTTCCGTCCTTCTCTATTACGGACTGTGGCTGCCGCTCGTTCTCGTCGATTACCGGAGAGTGCTGGGCAATTACGGCAAGTGTCTCTGGATATTCGCCTTTGTGATCCTTGCCTGCCTTTCGATGTTCTGGTCGGCCGCGCCCGGCGTGACACTGCGCACCGGAATCCAGTATTTGAGCCAAATTGTCTGCGCGCTCATTGCCATGCGGGTGATCGACATCCGCACGCTTTGCCGCGGTGCCATTGCGGGCGTCGCCATCGTGCTCGTCTACTCGCTGCTTTTCGGCGTCTACCACTACGACCCGCTCGACGGCACGTTCAGCTTCGTCGGCGCATTCGCTTCCAAGAACCAGTTGGGCTTCTATGCCTCGCTCGGCATCTATTTCGCCTTCATGGCTATCTTCGTCCTGGGCGAACGAGGCGTTTGGCGGACGGCCGCGGCGGGCGCGGGAGCAATCGCCGCCTATTCGCTGCTTGCCTCGCAATCGGCCACGTCGGTGCTGACGACGGTCGTGATCCTTGGGCTCTGCGTCGGCATGCGGGCGATCACCGCGCTCAGGCCCGCGAGCCGAAAAGGTCTCTTCGTCGGCCTGGCGGCGTTCGGCAGCATTGCCGCCGTGGCACTGATCTATGCCGGTGCCACCGATCTCGTCCTTGGCGCATTCGGCAAGGATTCGACGCTCACCGGACGCACCTATCTGTGGCAGCAAGGTATCGAAGCGGCACAGGCTTCCCCTATCTTCGGCATCGGCTATCAGGCCTATTGGGTGCAGGGATTTTCCGAAGCGGAGCGCCTGTGGGAAGAGTTCTACATCACTGCGCGCTCCGGCTTCCACTTCCACAACACCTATATTGAGGCCGCCGTCGAAACGGGATTGGTTGGGCTCCTTCTGCTCACCATGTTGCTGCTCACGGCGGTGTTCGGGCAATTGAACCGCCTGCTGTCCGAAGATCGTGATGCGGAAGCCATGGTGCTGTTCGGCATCGCGATGCTGCTTTTCATTCGCTCCTTTGTCGAGATCGACGTGATGAACCCGTACCATGTCGGGTCGTTCCTGCTGTATTTCACTGCAGGGAAATTGACGATCGCACGCCGCCGACAGGCGGTGGCCTGGCTTTGGCCAGGCGACGGGCATGCGGCGGCCTATCGGCCGCGGCTCAGCATGTGA
- a CDS encoding polysaccharide biosynthesis/export family protein, with the protein MQLIRVPGAPAGSRKLFHFARLALCAALFLSGAAMARADDYRLGVMDKLRIRVAEWQTAEGAVRDWSAVSGEYTVGASGNVSLPFVGDLQASGRTTTEVAEDIGIKMQKLFGLRDRPTASVEMAQYRPVYLYGEVETPGEYPYAPNLTVLKAISLGGGLRRAESGQRFARDYIAANGDSSVQVSERNRLLIRRARLQAEIANQDKITLPEELKNVPAVDKLLESETALMVSRDKRQERQLAALADLKSLLQSEIDSLAKKSETQQRQFELATEDLEKVDSLAEKGLALSQRKLSLEQRVADVQSQLLDIDTTSLKAKQDISKATQDESNLRNDWDAQLAQELQNTEAELDTLTLKLGTSRDLMTEALMQSAEAAQLDEQAENITYSIIREQDGKSTEIAATETTPVLPGDVIKVNAAVAMR; encoded by the coding sequence ATGCAATTGATCAGAGTTCCTGGGGCGCCTGCCGGCTCCCGCAAGCTTTTCCATTTCGCCCGCCTCGCACTCTGCGCGGCGCTTTTCCTGTCCGGTGCGGCCATGGCCCGGGCGGACGACTATAGGCTAGGCGTCATGGACAAATTGCGGATCCGCGTTGCCGAATGGCAGACCGCCGAGGGGGCGGTCCGGGATTGGTCGGCTGTCAGTGGTGAATACACGGTCGGCGCCTCGGGCAACGTGTCGCTGCCTTTCGTCGGCGATCTGCAGGCTTCGGGCCGGACGACGACGGAGGTTGCGGAAGATATCGGCATCAAGATGCAGAAGCTCTTCGGGCTTCGCGACCGGCCGACCGCCTCGGTCGAGATGGCACAGTACCGCCCGGTCTATCTTTACGGAGAGGTCGAAACTCCGGGCGAGTATCCTTACGCTCCCAATCTGACGGTCCTCAAGGCGATCAGCCTTGGCGGCGGGTTGCGTCGGGCCGAGAGCGGCCAGCGCTTTGCCCGCGACTATATTGCTGCGAATGGCGATTCCTCCGTCCAGGTCTCTGAGCGCAACCGGCTGCTCATCCGTCGAGCCCGCCTTCAGGCGGAAATCGCCAATCAAGACAAGATCACGCTGCCGGAGGAGCTCAAGAACGTTCCCGCGGTGGACAAGCTGCTCGAAAGCGAGACGGCGCTGATGGTATCGCGCGACAAGCGGCAGGAACGCCAGCTCGCCGCCCTGGCGGATCTCAAGTCCCTGCTGCAGAGCGAGATCGATTCGCTGGCAAAGAAGTCCGAAACGCAACAGCGCCAGTTCGAGCTCGCGACGGAGGACCTGGAGAAGGTCGACAGCCTTGCCGAGAAGGGCCTGGCCCTGAGCCAGCGCAAGCTCTCCCTCGAACAGCGGGTTGCGGACGTGCAGTCGCAGCTTCTCGACATCGATACGACCTCGCTCAAGGCCAAGCAGGACATCAGCAAGGCGACACAGGACGAATCCAATCTGCGCAATGACTGGGATGCGCAACTCGCCCAGGAACTGCAGAACACCGAGGCCGAGCTCGACACGCTCACGCTGAAGCTCGGCACCAGCCGGGACCTGATGACCGAGGCGCTTATGCAATCGGCCGAGGCGGCGCAGCTGGATGAGCAGGCTGAGAACATCACCTATTCGATCATCCGCGAACAGGACGGAAAGTCGACGGAGATCGCGGCGACCGAGACCACGCCGGTGCTTCCCGGTGACGTGATCAAGGTCAATGCCGCAGTTGCGATGCGGTGA
- a CDS encoding exopolysaccharide production repressor protein, with protein MFAPRFVLSMFGALAAFAIATYFLTGSLASTAIQTLLCAVLIQVGYFLAVLFLVWREARERRKLHLGKLPADSMNDEKQASKISLRRLNRPPHFNS; from the coding sequence ATGTTTGCACCACGCTTCGTCTTGAGCATGTTCGGCGCGTTGGCGGCGTTTGCCATCGCAACCTATTTCCTTACCGGGTCGCTCGCCTCCACGGCCATCCAGACGCTGCTTTGTGCCGTTCTGATACAGGTCGGATATTTTCTCGCCGTGCTTTTCCTGGTGTGGAGAGAGGCGCGCGAGCGCCGAAAGTTACACCTCGGCAAACTACCGGCAGATTCAATGAATGACGAAAAGCAGGCGAGCAAGATTTCTCTGCGCCGGCTGAACCGACCGCCCCACTTCAATTCCTGA